A portion of the Stigmatopora argus isolate UIUO_Sarg chromosome 15, RoL_Sarg_1.0, whole genome shotgun sequence genome contains these proteins:
- the LOC144090291 gene encoding protein LBH-like: MTEVMITSTPMEDMRLSPTKDRLSFQIFPDPSDFERCCKLKDRLPSIVVEPTDGEVESGELRWPPEEFLVSNDDNDDDEPNHGGVQNGQAIVNSQC, encoded by the exons ATGACTGAGGTAATGATCACCAGCACCCCCATGGAGGACATGAGGCTCAGTCCCACCAAGGACAGACTTTCCTTCCAG ATCTTCCCCGACCCGTCCGACTTTGAGCGCTGCTGCAAGCTGAAAGACCGCCTGCCTTCCATCGTAGTGGAGCCCACGGACGGCGAGGTGGAGAGCGGAGAGCTCCGCTGGCCACCCGAGGAGTTTCTGGTGAGCAATGATGACAATGACGACGACGAGCCCAACCACGGTGGCGTCCAAAACGGCCAGGCCATCGTAAATTCCCAGTGTTAG